From one Streptomyces chromofuscus genomic stretch:
- a CDS encoding pirin family protein, producing MDVRRAGERYPGGDPEAGIESRHAFSFGPHYDPGNLRFGALIACNEERLAPGAGFAEHPHSHTEIVTWVVEGELTHRDSTGHETVVRTGDVQRLSAASGVRHVERNDGERPLTFVQMWLAPLAPGGDPAYEIVRGIADATPYALPEAGAMLHVRRLAPGERTAVPDAAHVYVHVVRGEVALGAERLGPGDAARITDAKDEEAVGATPAELLMWEMT from the coding sequence ATGGACGTGCGGCGCGCCGGTGAGCGCTACCCCGGAGGCGACCCGGAGGCCGGGATCGAGTCCCGTCACGCCTTCTCCTTCGGCCCCCACTACGACCCCGGCAATCTGCGTTTCGGCGCCCTGATCGCCTGCAACGAGGAGCGCCTCGCCCCCGGCGCGGGCTTCGCGGAGCACCCGCACAGCCACACCGAGATCGTCACCTGGGTCGTCGAGGGCGAGCTGACGCACCGCGACTCGACGGGGCACGAGACGGTCGTCCGCACCGGGGACGTGCAGCGCCTGAGCGCCGCGTCCGGCGTGCGGCACGTCGAACGCAACGACGGCGAGCGCCCGTTGACCTTCGTGCAGATGTGGCTGGCCCCGCTCGCGCCGGGCGGCGACCCGGCGTACGAGATCGTGCGCGGCATCGCGGACGCGACGCCGTACGCGCTCCCCGAGGCCGGCGCGATGCTGCACGTACGCCGACTGGCGCCGGGCGAACGCACGGCGGTCCCCGACGCCGCGCACGTCTACGTCCACGTCGTGCGCGGCGAGGTCGCCCTCGGCGCCGAGCGCCTGGGCCCGGGTGACGCGGCCCGCATCACGGACGCGAAGGACGAGGAGGCGGTGGGGGCGACGCCGGCGGAGCTGCTGATGTGGGAGATGACCTGA
- a CDS encoding serine hydrolase domain-containing protein, whose amino-acid sequence MSLQSLALIDSWPVPTAAAGVVRADGAVLGVHGPAGHRFPLASVTKPLAAYAVLVAYEEGAVEFDEPAGPPGSTVRHLLAHTSGLAFDEHRVTAPPGERRLYSNAGFEQLGDHVAKATDIPFAEYLRQAVLEPLGMTSTSLEGSPAKDGVSTVEDLLRFAAEVQAPRLLDPLTVAEAMSVQYPGTKGVLPGYGHQNPNDWGLGFEIRGSKSPHWTGGSSSPRTFGHFGQSGTFLWVDPDAGLACVALADRAFGPWATEAWPVFTDAVLAEARRG is encoded by the coding sequence ATGTCCTTGCAGAGCTTGGCGTTGATCGACAGCTGGCCGGTGCCCACCGCTGCGGCGGGGGTCGTACGGGCCGACGGTGCCGTGCTGGGGGTGCACGGGCCGGCCGGGCACCGTTTTCCCCTGGCCTCGGTGACCAAGCCGCTGGCCGCGTACGCCGTGCTGGTCGCGTACGAGGAGGGTGCGGTCGAGTTCGACGAGCCCGCCGGGCCGCCCGGGTCGACGGTGCGTCACCTGCTGGCGCACACCTCCGGGCTGGCCTTCGACGAGCACCGGGTCACCGCGCCGCCCGGGGAGCGGCGGCTGTACTCCAACGCCGGGTTCGAGCAGCTCGGCGACCATGTCGCCAAGGCCACGGACATCCCGTTCGCCGAGTACCTGCGGCAGGCGGTGCTGGAGCCGCTGGGCATGACGTCCACGTCCCTCGAGGGCTCCCCCGCCAAGGACGGGGTGTCGACCGTCGAGGACCTGCTGCGGTTCGCCGCCGAGGTGCAGGCGCCACGCCTGCTCGACCCGCTGACCGTCGCCGAGGCGATGAGCGTGCAGTACCCGGGGACGAAGGGCGTCCTGCCCGGGTACGGGCACCAGAACCCCAACGACTGGGGGCTCGGCTTCGAGATCCGCGGCTCCAAGTCCCCGCACTGGACGGGCGGTTCCTCGTCGCCGCGCACCTTCGGGCACTTCGGGCAGTCCGGTACGTTCCTGTGGGTCGACCCGGACGCGGGGCTGGCCTGCGTGGCGCTGGCGGACCGGGCGTTCGGGCCCTGGGCGACCGAGGCGTGGCCGGTGTTCACGGACGCGGTGCTGGCGGAGGCGCGCCGGGGCTGA